Within the Glycine max cultivar Williams 82 chromosome 12, Glycine_max_v4.0, whole genome shotgun sequence genome, the region TTAAGGTATGTGatcattatctaattataacaaaattataattataattctgattattataataatatttatgattattgATACACACACTTTAGGATTGCATTGGAGCTATTGATGGTACACATATTCCCGCATCAGTAAAAGGACGAGATGTAAGCAGTTATCGTGATCGTCATGGAAATATATCACAAAATGTATTAGCTGCTTGTAACTTTGATTTGGAATTCATGTACGTTCTTAGCGGGTGGGAGGGTTCAGCACATGATTCCAAGGTGTTAAGTGATGCTTTGGCAAGGAAGAATGGACTTAAAGTGCCCCAAGGTAAGTATTATCTGGTGGATTGTGGATTTCCTAATCGACGCAAATTTTTAGCCCCATATCGAGGTGTACGATATCATCTACAAGATTTTGCAGGTCACGGTAATGACcctgaaaatgaaaaggaattatTTAATCTTTGGCATGCATCCTTAAGGAATGTGATTGAGAGGATATTTGGTATTTTTAAATCGCGATTCACAATTTTTAAGTCAGCACCTCCATTTCTATTTAAAACACAAGCAGAGCTTGTGTTGGCATGTGCAGCACTTCATAATTTTCTTCGCAAAGAATGTCGTTCTGATGAATTTCCAGTGGAACCTACTGACgagtcttcatcttcatcttcagtgTTACCAAATTACGAAGACAATGATCATGAACCCATTGTTCAAACACAAGAGCAGGAACGAGAAGATGCTAATATATGGAGGACTAATATAGGTTCAGATATGTGGAGAAATGCTAATAATTAGGCGAACATGAAGTGAGAAtcactttgttattatttttttaggcaataatgactttgttattaaaaggtttaaaatttctatcgtttttattttctttattcaaacattataatttatttatcatctttttcattcacttttgtaacttccgttatttttttgtttaaaatgtattaatctttcaaaatcttaaaaatccataaagtactttgaaatcttaaaaatctgtgttagaaatccattaaaatcttgGGTTAAGAATCCTGAttgtaaaaagtcttttaaaaaaaatcttttaaaatcccacaaaatcaatacaatcccacataatcttttaaaatcttcaagattgtttttgtcaaaatattctCTCAAAATCCCAATCCAATACAGTATGTTTTTAGattatgtgttttattttttatcatctatGTAACCAAAAAACATTTGTTGTTATCTaaaataatgacaaaaaaatagtaaataaaattataaattattgatttagtctatatttttattagttggtGTTATTTAACAATGTTAAAAAAGTTAAGACATGTTAAGGACGTCAATGACAACCAATTAGGCCTATGTGTGTGGTTgcttttctaatataattaagAAGACTTGGTTGACTCTTATGTGTAATTATGCATGTTTCATGCAACTTAATAGTAAGTTAGAAGACTAATGCAAAATCAATTAGgggaggaagagaaaaaagtggGAAAGGGGAAAATGATAAATGTTCCACCAATATTTTggtcatttttattcttgtgACGTGTAGGTTGATCTAAAGGTAAATTAACTTGTAGAGATAAATATTACAGCATGAGAgattaaattgtgatttttattaaatttaaaatcttttcgAAAACAACAAAGTTATTATCTGATGAAGTAAGATTTAAGAAAATAGGTATCAAATTTTTGCTAGATGAATAAGACAATGATTTAAAATCTTTGTAAATCAAATAGAGTTTTCAAAAGCAAATATCACATTCAACCCCTAGGTTAATTCAAATAACAGAAGAggaaataaaaggaataagaaacAGGAAATTTATACTGATTTGTCTCAACCATCCAAGACTACATTTAGTTATTGACAAACCACCAAGTTCCATCAACTTCaacaagttacaagtatttaTCGTTACCACTTCTGCCTTCTTAAGTCAAGCCTTATACCAAGCTTGTTACAATGAGTATTTTTTTGTCCCATCAAGTCACTACCAGCTCtaacacaaataaaaagatttgTTAGTTTGATTGCACAATGACTTACACTTTATCATCTTATAGACGGATAAGATAGATTTAGCACTTaagtttttctttcaaaataaacaaaaaaatttgagagCTTTTATAAACTTTACAAGAATTTACACAAAGAGCTTTCTACAGAGAAAATTTGAATAATGAGCGCTTCAATTTGTACATCATGTCTTCAAATCTTTTGGTATTTATAGGCCTCCTTCAATCAAATATTCGTTGTCTCTAAACGAACATATTTCGTTGTATCTAAAGAATGTGATTGTCGGGGCATTAAATGTACATATTTCTTCATGCTTGGGAAACCACTCTTCGTCGCTGGCATGTTGAACACTACAATAGAAAACCACTTCCCTTTTAACGATGTTAAATGAcaccaattaattaaaaatgaactaAATTGATTCATAATTCACAATTTCAAagataatttactattttattaatttcaaggACTAACTTAGTTGACCATTACAATTTTAGGAATTAGATTGATGATTCActccatgttaaattttaatgggtaaaattaagatattataATTGACATTTTAAATGTCAAAAAATCTTAAGCTTGACTTGAATATACATGTTTTATCTAACCTACCATCGAGGTTTTTTGAAGATCTCTAAGGTCTAAATATCGAACATgttaatacaaaagaaaaaaattgaagtcttACCCCTCACTAGAGGTGACAAAATGGATTGGAGTAGTTGACCTGGCCTTAACCTGTTTGATGAAACTTAGGGTTTGGGCTTAAAGTTTTTAGcacaaattaaataagaattttttagcTTCATTATTTagtctttaaataaatttgggTTTTTTGGCCCGATCCATTATAGCCTACAACCCATATCGGATTGGTCTGACATTGGGTTGGATAGCCCATTTTGTCACCTAGACCCCTCACTTTGCTAGAGTGTTGCAAATATGGTTGAATTAGATCTCAAAGAAATAGAATTTTGTTAGCTATTGAAGGATGTTAGGCAACTTACCTTGGAGGTTTCGATGCCCTTTGATAGTTTAAGGGAGTATTCATAACACTtacaaaaaataagttagtgTTTATAACACTTGCAATAgaataagatgatttttttttaatatttaaaatatactataacaagtcaacaataataaatcagaaaatttaaattgtgtattcAGATAACAATTCTTGAAATGTCAAAATTTTCTTCAATTGTGTGAAGGAGTATCCACACTAAGACTAATCTTTGCTATCAACCATTTTCAGAAGTgaaacaatgaaaaataaagcaacttaGTGGTTTAAGTTGTTGTAGTTTAGGAATAATACTAATGTTCCTCTATATAAGAATTATCAAGTCAACTTCTACGAAATTGATTTGATCATATATTTGTTTCTAtctatttcattttatcttatttttaaacatatttgaaaataatataatcattttatttttgttgtcaatAATTATCTTTTGGGACATTTGAAAATAAACTTGACTAGGTCCAACGTTACATTTCTAccatatttaaaattactttgttttgtttatttttatactacgtattatttatattgttggtgttagaaaaaatataataatatttcactaatataattatttgattaaataaaaattttaaattaattatcaaataaaatataataaattaatcataatcaATTTACTAATTGACATAGATGTCTAACAGCACTCCTTAATGTCAAAATAGTAAGAAGTAATGTTATTTATCTTCAAgaacaaatagaaaaataatgtaatattaatatttttttttcattattaacaTCTCCAAGTTAACTCTAAAGTATGATATTATactatcaaattataataatttaatatattatatttaatcagtgaatgacttaagaaatttatttcttctttcattcaattgtCATAACTAAAGTCTTAATTATATCATAGAACTCAAACTCATTATCAAGAGTTGATGAAT harbors:
- the LOC102665625 gene encoding protein ALP1-like; translation: MDGDIYNEDTNDEDIDDEETNEEFYEATYTYVMEIYALIDILNQFLNMMRGEHIERPLTRRQITSRGYDYIHKALNDDPAIFRQVYRMYPDVFRKLCTIIREKTPLEDTRFICVEEMLASFLQIVGQNTRYCVIRNTFGRSQFATSENFHKILKALNSLAPDLMVRPGSTVPAKIRESTRFYPYFKDCIGAIDGTHIPASVKGRDVSSYRDRHGNISQNVLAACNFDLEFMYVLSGWEGSAHDSKVLSDALARKNGLKVPQGKYYLVDCGFPNRRKFLAPYRGVRYHLQDFAGHGNDPENEKELFNLWHASLRNVIERIFGIFKSRFTIFKSAPPFLFKTQAELVLACAALHNFLRKECRSDEFPVEPTDESSSSSSVLPNYEDNDHEPIVQTQEQEREDANIWRTNIGSDMWRNANN